GCGGCTGCAGCCAAAGCCACACGAGCCTCGTCATTGGCGGGATTCAAGGCGAGGGCGAGAGCCAGCATCTGGGCCACGATCCTCCGGTCCGCCGCATTCTCCCGCCGCTGCGCGTGGCTCAATGACACCAGACCGGAAGAGAGACTGGTCATCAGATCCACCTCGATGGGCAGGCGATCCCGCCGGAAAGCCACCGGACCTTCCTTCGGCAATTCAAAGTGTCCCGCGGCGGCGGCCACATCCCCCACCGCCAGCACTCCGGCGATGATCCATCCTCCGCAACTGATTCGCCACGCAGCCATTTTCAAACGAGACTGGCCACTCCTACGACGAACCTCAAGCGAACATTGCAGCGGCATGGCGCAATCTCCTGATGACGATCCCTTGGCAAACGCCGCCCTTTGCGGCATGGGTTCTGCCATGCCGATTTCATTCCCGACGATGGAGACCCGCGAGGAGGTCATGTTTTTCGACACGGACTGCGGGGGTGTGGTCCACAACATCGCCTACCTGCGGATGATCGAAACCTGCCGCACCCGCCTGGCGGCAGGCATGGGCATGGATCTCCGCAGCATGTCGGAAACCCAGCTTTTCCCGGTGGTGACCCGGACGGAGATCGACTACCGCCGGCCCGCGAGGCTGGGTGACTGGCTGACCATCCGCGGGTCCGTGGCGGAGATTTCCAAAGCCCGGTTCTGGTGCCAGTTCGAGATGATCCGGGAAAGCGACGGCATCACCTTGGTCACCGCGCGGCAGTCGCTCGCACTGGTGCAGATGCCGGAAGGCAAGCCTGTCCGCCTGCCTGCGGAGTGGGTCGGATAGGAAGTTTCATCAACCACAGATGAACGCAGATAAACACAGATTGAAGACACAGATCTAATTTCTTAATCCGTGTTCATCTGCGTTCATCTGGGATTGATGATCTCCATTTGAGGAGGTGGCAGCTTCACTTATCTGTAGTCTCGCGTTCCAGCTTCTCCAGCCAGACGACCAGCATGGCGACATCCGCAGGGGTGATACCCGGGATGCGGCTGGCTTGGCCGATGGTCAGGGGCTTGACCTCGGTGAAACGGACCTGTGCTTCCTTTTTCAGACCACGGATTGACGCGTAGTCGAGATCCCCGGGAAGCCTCCGGTTCTCCTGCCGGGACATGCGGTTGATCTGCGCCTGCTGCCGTTCGAGGTGCCCTTCATACTTGAAATTGGTCTCGATCAGCGGCCAAAGTTCCACGTGGAACTCTTTAAGGAGGGCTTCCGGAAGGGTTTCCCATTGGTTCTCATTGCGGCGAAGCCAGAGATCCAGCTTCACTCCCTCGTGGGACGTCTGCCGCACCCATGGCTCCGCTCTGGCGAGTTCCGCCTGCTTTTCTTCGATCCGCCGCACCCTCTCCCCCGCCACGAGGCCGATCTCAGCGGCCTTCGGGGTGAGCCGGAGGTCGGCATTGTCCTGACGGAGGAGCAGCCGGTATTCAGCGCGGCTGGTGAACATGCGGTACGGCTCCGTGCAGCCGCGGGTCACGAGATCATCCACCATCACCCCGAGATAGGCTTCATCCCTGCCGAGGACGAAATCAGGGCGTCCCAA
The nucleotide sequence above comes from Akkermansiaceae bacterium. Encoded proteins:
- a CDS encoding acyl-CoA thioesterase — encoded protein: MGSAMPISFPTMETREEVMFFDTDCGGVVHNIAYLRMIETCRTRLAAGMGMDLRSMSETQLFPVVTRTEIDYRRPARLGDWLTIRGSVAEISKARFWCQFEMIRESDGITLVTARQSLALVQMPEGKPVRLPAEWVG